The following are from one region of the Paenibacillus protaetiae genome:
- a CDS encoding RAxF-45 family protein, protein MAGIFSALIANGISLSIFDYTIKPFARRRLP, encoded by the coding sequence ATGGCTGGCATTTTTTCCGCTTTAATCGCGAACGGGATCAGTCTGTCTATTTTTGACTATACGATTAAACCATTCGCGAGAAGACGCCTACCTTGA
- the abc-f gene encoding ribosomal protection-like ABC-F family protein, translating into MIIVNLQQVQKYNAANLVLDGVTFQLQAGEKVALIGRNGSGKSTLLQLLSGAETADSGSVSIKKDLHIGYLPQIPSQYEHMTVYEVLASGFLELTGLKQQMAELEYDMASSDTSGHARDLDRLLTSYTSVQENFERLGGYEMDASIDQVANGLQIDRSRDSGLFSSLSGGEKTRVVLASQLVARPELLLLDEPTNHLDLKGIEWLEQYLRRYDGACVIVSHDRQFLDAVVTKLIELEEGESCTYPTNYSGYMLEKEQRLLQQFDLYQEQQKKIKKMKETIRQLEEWGKIGGNDKFFKRAASIRKALSKIDMVKRPVLEQKNADFSVSMLDRSGKRVISFEQLTKRFGNRLIVEQAEGSLLFGDKIALVGGNGTGKTTFLHLLRGALAPDEGLITQGSRLVIGYLAQQEPVPNEKQSVLDYFRTEEALEEGEARRELARYLFYGTHVFKPLQSLSGGEWTRLRLAMLMRKKPNLLLLDEPTNHLDIASREALEEALEDFPGTVFAISHDRYFINRLAKQIWEIENARLLCFSGHYEDYKAKRDQLRSHKPGELHKQPGKKFEQPSKGKEKDRTQSSEQLLKHITAIEADLARLDSEIARLSDSAELKELAAKWEEREALQIKLDERTEQWLKLSE; encoded by the coding sequence ATGATAATTGTTAACTTACAGCAAGTTCAAAAATATAACGCCGCCAATCTCGTATTGGATGGCGTAACCTTCCAGCTGCAAGCCGGCGAGAAGGTAGCCCTTATCGGCCGCAACGGAAGCGGAAAGTCAACGCTGCTACAGCTGTTATCTGGGGCTGAGACCGCTGACAGCGGTTCAGTCTCCATCAAGAAAGATTTGCATATCGGATATTTGCCGCAAATTCCATCGCAATATGAGCATATGACCGTGTATGAAGTGCTTGCATCCGGCTTTCTGGAGCTGACGGGCTTGAAACAGCAAATGGCGGAGCTGGAATATGACATGGCAAGCAGCGATACATCCGGTCATGCCCGTGATCTGGATCGTTTGCTTACAAGCTACACCTCCGTGCAGGAGAACTTCGAACGGCTTGGCGGTTATGAAATGGATGCGTCCATTGATCAGGTGGCAAACGGGCTGCAAATTGACCGCAGCCGTGACAGCGGCCTATTCTCCAGCTTGTCAGGCGGAGAAAAGACACGTGTTGTCCTTGCATCACAGCTTGTAGCTCGACCCGAATTGCTGCTTCTGGACGAACCAACCAATCATTTGGATTTAAAAGGGATCGAGTGGCTGGAGCAGTATTTGCGGCGTTATGACGGGGCATGTGTCATCGTATCGCATGACCGGCAATTTCTGGACGCAGTGGTCACGAAGTTGATTGAGCTTGAGGAGGGAGAATCCTGTACGTACCCGACGAACTACAGCGGTTATATGCTGGAGAAGGAACAGCGGCTGCTGCAGCAGTTTGATTTATACCAGGAACAGCAAAAAAAGATAAAAAAGATGAAAGAAACGATTCGCCAGCTTGAAGAATGGGGCAAAATCGGCGGTAACGATAAGTTTTTCAAACGAGCTGCCTCTATTCGAAAAGCGCTGTCGAAAATAGACATGGTGAAACGTCCGGTGCTGGAACAAAAAAACGCTGATTTTTCCGTTTCGATGCTGGATCGCTCGGGCAAAAGAGTGATTTCGTTTGAGCAGCTGACCAAACGGTTTGGAAACCGGCTAATTGTAGAGCAAGCGGAGGGCAGCCTTCTGTTTGGAGATAAAATTGCATTGGTTGGAGGTAACGGTACAGGTAAAACGACTTTCCTTCATCTGTTAAGAGGCGCATTAGCTCCGGATGAAGGGCTAATTACGCAAGGCTCCCGGCTAGTTATCGGTTATTTGGCCCAGCAAGAGCCTGTTCCTAATGAAAAACAGTCGGTTCTGGATTATTTCCGTACAGAAGAAGCATTGGAGGAAGGGGAAGCCCGCCGCGAGCTGGCCCGTTACTTGTTTTACGGGACTCATGTATTTAAACCGCTGCAGTCGCTCTCCGGCGGCGAATGGACCCGGCTGCGTCTAGCGATGCTCATGCGAAAAAAACCTAATCTGCTGCTGTTGGACGAACCAACGAACCATCTCGATATCGCTTCACGCGAAGCGTTGGAAGAAGCGCTCGAAGATTTTCCGGGAACGGTGTTCGCCATCTCGCATGACCGGTATTTTATTAACCGGCTGGCGAAGCAGATCTGGGAAATCGAAAATGCGCGTTTACTTTGTTTTTCCGGTCATTACGAGGATTACAAGGCAAAGCGGGATCAGTTAAGAAGCCATAAGCCCGGTGAACTGCATAAGCAGCCGGGCAAGAAATTTGAACAGCCGAGTAAAGGGAAAGAGAAGGATAGGACCCAAAGCAGTGAACAGCTGCTGAAGCATATCACTGCCATCGAAGCAGACTTGGCTAGATTAGATTCGGAAATAGCCCGGCTGTCCGATTCGGCGGAACTAAAGGAGCTGGCAGCGAAATGGGAAGAAAGAGAAGCGCTTCAAATCAAGCTGGATGAACGGACCGAGCAATGGTTGAAGCTTAGCGAATAA
- a CDS encoding metal ABC transporter permease, protein MEMLQYDFMRRAMLAGSMIALIASVLGVYLLLRRQAMVADMLSHVSLAGVALGAYLQLNPSITGFAVAIIGAAAVEYVRRVYKSFSELSVAIIMVGGLSLAMIMIAMNKSVNMNLSSYLFGSVVAVGRTDLLELFISAMIGAIFCLVFRRSLYLIAFDEDIAKASGVQVARVSLGFSVVTGMIVASAMPIVGVLLLSSLLILPAALAIRVASGFAAAILLSMITGLTGTLAGITASYAFDFPPGATIAFVLLLLLVAGLGIKRLQVIVKSYKWRIS, encoded by the coding sequence ATGGAGATGCTGCAATACGATTTTATGCGCAGAGCGATGCTCGCGGGCAGTATGATCGCGCTGATCGCATCGGTACTCGGCGTCTATCTGCTGCTCAGAAGGCAGGCTATGGTAGCCGACATGCTGTCGCATGTATCGCTGGCTGGTGTCGCCCTTGGCGCTTATCTACAGCTGAATCCGTCAATCACCGGTTTTGCAGTTGCCATAATCGGGGCGGCAGCTGTTGAATACGTGCGCAGGGTGTACAAAAGCTTCAGCGAGCTGTCCGTGGCGATCATTATGGTCGGCGGATTATCGCTGGCTATGATCATGATTGCCATGAACAAAAGCGTGAACATGAACTTATCGTCTTATTTGTTTGGCTCGGTTGTAGCCGTTGGCCGGACGGATCTGCTGGAGCTGTTTATTTCGGCAATGATTGGCGCCATCTTTTGTTTGGTGTTCCGGAGATCCCTTTACTTAATTGCGTTTGATGAGGATATCGCCAAAGCCAGCGGCGTGCAGGTGGCGCGGGTTTCGCTCGGATTCAGTGTCGTAACCGGCATGATTGTCGCTTCTGCCATGCCAATCGTTGGCGTATTGCTATTGTCCTCGCTGCTCATTTTGCCCGCTGCGCTGGCAATTCGGGTAGCATCGGGATTTGCGGCCGCGATACTGTTATCCATGATAACCGGACTGACGGGAACGCTGGCGGGGATAACGGCATCTTATGCGTTTGATTTTCCGCCTGGCGCAACGATTGCTTTTGTATTGCTGTTGCTGCTCGTTGCCGGGCTTGGCATTAAACGATTGCAAGTTATAGTCAAATCATATAAATGGAGGATATCTTAG
- a CDS encoding metal ABC transporter substrate-binding protein → MKYGLSLSAALLLCIALLSGCGKTSGHANDGKLNVAVTFYPMYEFTKQVAGEHANVTALIPPSVEPHDWEPSAKDMTIIQNADVFVYNGLIEGWADSALSAAPNDKRIAVQASKGISLIEGTAEEEEEHEEDHEEDHGSHGEEQALDPHVWLSPVLAQQEVSAIEQALEQADPAHKADYKTNAAAYIAKLKQLDQDYRAGLQNVKKKSFVTQHAAFGYLAKEYGLTQIPIAGLSPDQEPSPENMAEIVKFAKQNDVKTIFFETLVDPKVARTVADEIGAKTDVLNPLEGLTDEDKTNHLDYISIMTNNLKALQKALNE, encoded by the coding sequence ATGAAATATGGGTTATCGCTATCTGCTGCTTTATTGTTATGTATCGCTTTGCTGTCGGGCTGCGGCAAAACGTCCGGTCATGCCAACGACGGGAAGCTGAATGTCGCCGTTACCTTTTATCCGATGTATGAATTTACGAAGCAAGTAGCCGGGGAGCATGCGAATGTAACGGCGCTTATACCGCCATCCGTAGAACCGCATGATTGGGAACCAAGCGCCAAAGATATGACGATCATTCAGAATGCGGATGTTTTTGTATATAACGGTCTGATTGAAGGCTGGGCAGACAGCGCATTATCGGCTGCGCCAAATGACAAACGGATTGCGGTCCAGGCAAGCAAGGGGATTTCGCTTATAGAAGGCACAGCAGAGGAGGAAGAGGAGCATGAGGAAGACCATGAGGAAGACCATGGCAGCCATGGCGAAGAGCAGGCTTTGGATCCGCATGTGTGGCTAAGCCCTGTATTGGCCCAGCAAGAAGTGTCGGCCATCGAACAGGCGCTTGAGCAGGCCGATCCCGCTCATAAAGCGGATTACAAAACGAATGCGGCAGCTTATATTGCCAAGCTGAAGCAATTGGACCAGGACTACCGCGCCGGTCTGCAAAATGTCAAAAAGAAAAGCTTCGTCACGCAGCATGCCGCGTTCGGTTATTTGGCGAAGGAATACGGGCTGACCCAAATCCCGATCGCCGGATTATCTCCCGATCAAGAGCCGTCTCCGGAAAATATGGCGGAAATTGTGAAGTTTGCGAAACAAAACGATGTGAAGACGATCTTTTTCGAGACGCTAGTCGATCCGAAGGTCGCGAGAACCGTAGCTGACGAGATTGGCGCCAAGACCGATGTCCTGAATCCGCTCGAAGGGCTGACGGATGAAGACAAAACGAATCATCTGGATTACATCAGCATCATGACGAACAATTTGAAAGCTTTGCAAAAGGCGCTGAACGAATAG
- a CDS encoding GTP-binding protein: MNPIPVTVLSGYLGSGKTTVLNHILNNRQGMKVAVIVNDLSEVNIDAGLIKQGGGLSRTEEKLVEMSNGCICCTLREDLLREVERLAQEGKHDYILIESTGVGEPIPVAQTFTYMDEEQGIDLSRLCKLDCMVTVVDAYRFWNDFSSGETLLERSLAVGEEDDREVVDLLIDQIEFCDVLLLNKCDLINEDELVQLESLLRKLQPRAKLIRTVNGKVDPAELLNTGRFDFDEASSSAGWLRELNKPVHTPETEEYGISSFVYERVRPMHPERLLEWLEDWPAEVVRAKGVMWVATRDRIGHSLSQAGPSIQFGPAGFWIAALPQAEQQLYRQEDPALDASWSVEYGDRINKIVFIGIGMDREAIISSLDECLLTDTEMAQDWRRFHDPLPAVQA; the protein is encoded by the coding sequence ATGAACCCTATACCGGTTACCGTACTTAGCGGATATTTAGGATCCGGAAAAACAACGGTGCTCAACCATATCCTGAACAACCGCCAAGGGATGAAGGTGGCTGTTATCGTCAACGACTTAAGCGAAGTTAACATCGACGCAGGACTGATCAAGCAAGGCGGCGGGCTATCGAGAACGGAAGAGAAACTGGTCGAAATGTCCAATGGCTGTATTTGCTGCACGCTTCGCGAAGATTTGCTCCGTGAAGTCGAACGACTGGCGCAAGAAGGGAAACATGATTACATTCTGATTGAATCAACCGGGGTTGGCGAGCCGATCCCGGTTGCGCAAACCTTCACATACATGGATGAGGAGCAGGGGATCGATCTCAGCCGCTTATGCAAGCTGGATTGCATGGTCACCGTTGTGGACGCGTACCGTTTCTGGAATGATTTTTCTTCTGGCGAGACATTGCTTGAACGAAGCTTGGCCGTCGGAGAAGAGGATGATCGCGAGGTGGTTGACCTGCTGATCGATCAAATCGAATTTTGTGATGTGCTGCTGCTGAACAAATGTGACCTCATCAACGAAGATGAGCTTGTACAGCTGGAAAGTTTATTACGCAAGCTGCAGCCGCGGGCCAAGCTGATTCGCACCGTAAATGGAAAGGTTGACCCTGCCGAGCTGTTAAATACCGGACGGTTTGATTTTGACGAAGCCAGCTCGTCAGCCGGCTGGTTAAGAGAGCTGAATAAACCCGTACATACGCCTGAGACGGAAGAATACGGCATTTCTTCGTTTGTGTATGAGCGTGTTCGCCCGATGCATCCGGAACGTTTACTGGAATGGTTGGAGGACTGGCCGGCTGAAGTTGTCCGTGCAAAAGGCGTGATGTGGGTGGCCACACGAGACCGGATCGGACATAGTTTAAGCCAGGCGGGGCCATCCATCCAATTCGGTCCGGCGGGCTTTTGGATTGCCGCGTTACCGCAAGCCGAACAGCAATTGTACCGGCAGGAAGATCCGGCGTTAGACGCCAGCTGGTCGGTGGAATATGGCGACCGGATCAACAAAATTGTTTTTATCGGAATCGGTATGGATCGGGAGGCCATCATTTCTTCGCTTGATGAATGCCTGCTGACAGACACCGAAATGGCGCAGGATTGGCGCCGGTTCCACGACCCGCTCCCTGCCGTGCAGGCTTGA
- a CDS encoding aminoglycoside phosphotransferase family protein, whose protein sequence is MNNQLLALAERIAADYLQEKVIASYPIIGKGFVNQVVAVQSASRKLVIRMNDLDTYPVIQKEQWCIKQATEAGIPGPQVLDIGTEEAIAYIILSFVEGENGVDSTADPIEVWRQLGQYVKRIQSIPVQGYGEQLKDPLQGRFVSPPHAGSDGSWQGYVQYNMNSLTEEDRLIGLGVMTWEEAQQIHGIFSGLLQQSFVFGLAHGDLSLQNIMVSPAGQVILLDWGSAEVGVMPYGDILLVMQASLKGGKPSKSEFQAFMEGRGLNEDDLPLLMPLLLLRSFDTLRWAIDRCPERIEEYAAFARQVVKMINISETNKTSP, encoded by the coding sequence ATGAATAATCAGTTGCTGGCGCTGGCAGAACGGATTGCGGCGGACTATTTGCAGGAGAAAGTAATCGCTTCTTATCCGATTATCGGCAAAGGTTTTGTCAATCAGGTTGTGGCAGTACAATCGGCAAGCCGCAAGCTTGTCATCCGAATGAACGATTTAGACACCTATCCGGTTATTCAAAAAGAGCAATGGTGCATTAAGCAAGCGACGGAAGCCGGAATACCGGGTCCGCAGGTGCTGGACATTGGAACGGAAGAAGCTATCGCTTACATAATTTTATCGTTTGTGGAAGGCGAGAACGGGGTGGACAGTACCGCTGATCCGATCGAAGTATGGAGACAGCTGGGGCAGTACGTCAAGCGGATTCAATCTATTCCAGTGCAAGGATACGGCGAGCAGCTGAAAGATCCGCTCCAAGGGAGGTTTGTTTCTCCTCCGCATGCCGGATCGGATGGAAGCTGGCAAGGTTACGTGCAATACAATATGAACAGCCTGACTGAAGAAGACCGGCTAATCGGGCTTGGGGTTATGACTTGGGAGGAAGCGCAGCAAATTCACGGCATTTTCTCCGGCTTACTGCAGCAGTCGTTTGTATTTGGATTGGCGCATGGAGATCTTTCCTTACAAAATATAATGGTCAGCCCGGCTGGGCAAGTTATTTTGCTGGATTGGGGCAGTGCAGAGGTTGGCGTTATGCCCTACGGCGATATTTTGCTAGTAATGCAAGCTTCACTGAAAGGGGGCAAACCCAGCAAAAGCGAGTTTCAAGCTTTTATGGAAGGACGCGGCTTAAACGAAGATGATCTTCCGTTACTTATGCCGCTGTTATTATTGCGCTCATTCGACACTTTAAGATGGGCGATTGACCGCTGCCCCGAACGCATCGAGGAATACGCAGCTTTTGCCCGGCAAGTGGTGAAGATGATCAACATCAGCGAAACAAACAAGACAAGTCCCTGA
- a CDS encoding sensor histidine kinase, with product MFKHLRSIAWNSTPVKLVLGLLGITLPLIALLLYNNSYSVNVIHSQVAASDKNLIDIYMKQIDAQLTEVERHLAGLSSTDLNVQEMGDSQSEDEYILAKTAVYRKLTSDLSIYPYIDGFYIYSLKHHDGVEAYKGQLAYPQLLDLRKALEGRAIQLSQKAQYENVQWKVQQVGGAYYLIRLMHDDDLYVGAWVNASSIIQPLLGMRTGSTGAVLVVDDQGRTLYSTRDMSKEKLDFSRGFQDYYLSGQKDTYLIVGEPSAKGGFSLSAAIPDHSILENLPYLTRASTIVILLALLMLPLSFLLLRKVLLLPLRKMVGAMRLIGEGNFNIRMDLSHAPDEIVIVNRTFNTMISKIEELKINVYEEQISKQRAELKQLQLQINPHFFMNSLNILYNLAQVKQYALIQEMTMNLVHYFRYLFQSHQPLAPLKDELRHIRHYLHIQQMRFPNTFSCEINIPPYLENVAIPPLMLQTVVENSVKYAVKPGEPILLAIEAELNDLTEQPTVCITIRDNGEGYSDAALARIREGKVYADETGEHFGLWNSRERLKLQFGDKAWMDCYNDDPHGAVTEITIPLYASQEQKE from the coding sequence ATGTTTAAGCATCTTAGATCCATTGCATGGAATTCAACTCCGGTCAAGCTGGTGCTTGGCCTATTGGGCATTACGCTGCCTTTGATCGCGCTGCTGCTCTATAACAACTCATACAGTGTTAACGTCATTCACAGTCAGGTGGCCGCATCGGATAAAAACCTGATCGACATTTATATGAAGCAAATCGATGCGCAGCTAACGGAGGTTGAGCGGCATTTGGCCGGTTTATCGTCGACCGACTTAAACGTTCAGGAGATGGGGGACAGCCAGTCGGAGGACGAGTACATTCTCGCCAAAACAGCTGTTTACCGGAAGCTGACGTCTGATTTGTCGATTTATCCGTATATCGACGGTTTTTATATTTATTCGTTAAAGCACCATGACGGTGTAGAGGCTTATAAAGGACAGCTGGCGTATCCGCAGCTGCTTGATTTGCGCAAGGCGCTGGAAGGGAGGGCTATTCAGCTGTCGCAAAAAGCGCAATACGAAAACGTACAATGGAAAGTCCAGCAAGTCGGCGGAGCGTATTATTTGATTCGTCTCATGCATGACGACGATTTGTATGTTGGCGCTTGGGTGAATGCATCCAGCATCATACAGCCTTTGCTTGGCATGAGAACCGGCAGCACCGGAGCTGTACTTGTAGTGGATGACCAAGGCCGCACCCTATACTCCACACGGGACATGTCCAAGGAGAAATTGGATTTCTCTCGCGGATTCCAAGACTATTATTTGTCCGGGCAAAAAGATACGTATTTAATTGTCGGAGAGCCGTCTGCCAAAGGCGGCTTCAGCTTGTCTGCGGCCATTCCCGACCATTCCATTCTCGAAAACTTGCCTTACTTAACGAGAGCCTCCACAATCGTGATTCTCCTGGCGCTATTAATGCTGCCGCTTAGCTTCCTGCTTCTCCGCAAGGTGCTGCTGCTGCCGCTTCGCAAAATGGTTGGCGCCATGAGGCTGATTGGCGAAGGCAACTTCAACATCCGGATGGACTTATCCCATGCTCCCGATGAAATTGTCATCGTGAACCGGACCTTCAACACGATGATTTCAAAAATCGAAGAGCTTAAAATCAACGTCTACGAAGAGCAGATCAGCAAGCAGCGGGCGGAGCTTAAGCAATTGCAGCTTCAGATCAATCCGCATTTTTTCATGAATTCATTAAACATTTTGTACAATCTGGCACAGGTGAAGCAATATGCACTCATACAGGAGATGACGATGAACCTCGTGCATTATTTCCGTTATCTGTTTCAAAGCCATCAGCCGCTTGCTCCGTTAAAGGACGAGCTGCGGCATATCCGGCATTATTTGCACATTCAGCAAATGCGGTTTCCGAATACCTTTTCCTGCGAAATCAACATCCCGCCTTATTTGGAAAATGTAGCGATCCCGCCGCTTATGCTGCAAACCGTTGTCGAAAATTCCGTCAAATACGCAGTGAAGCCGGGGGAGCCGATCCTGCTGGCTATCGAAGCCGAGCTTAATGATCTGACTGAGCAGCCAACGGTTTGCATCACCATCAGAGATAACGGCGAAGGATATTCCGATGCGGCATTGGCCCGGATTCGCGAAGGAAAGGTGTATGCGGATGAGACCGGCGAGCATTTTGGGTTATGGAACAGCAGAGAACGTTTAAAGCTCCAATTCGGGGATAAGGCTTGGATGGACTGCTATAATGATGACCCTCACGGAGCCGTAACGGAAATTACAATTCCGCTGTACGCGAGCCAGGAACAGAAGGAGTGA
- a CDS encoding response regulator, translating to MRQLLIVDDEPIAVEGLKSGVDWLSLGITGVMAAYSVEQAKEVFGREHVDILLCDIEMPKGTGLQLLEWVRHNYPQTETIFLTCHADFQYARQAIQLGSLDYLLKPIPYEELKQVVEKAINKMDKEQHLSEFSQFGKFWIQHQPMLVERFWLDVLHQAIPAKEQAISEAARERNIPYSEKLVFLPILLRVRRWYKQYSLRDKKTMEYALRKAAEEVVMQRPDRGLLLATGDDMMLVVLNGGMEASDRAGLKAICESYITACRLYFECDVSCYIGEPVRGHEMAAMYQRLQRADTDNVASDNCVAFAGERPVPAYPSPLPDMSLWGIMLKEGARDKVIGEAEAFIHKQVEEGRLTPKLLALFIQDFQQLVHYVLQVKGIHAHQLLSDSQSMEYYARAGRSAKDAVIWIRHIVGKSLDYTESVEHTPSVVEQAKAYIQEHLAEVISREDIANHVYLNPDYLTRIFKRDTGLSISDYLLQQRLHIAAELLANTDLSVSSVAIRIGYANFSHFSRMFKKYRGMNPMEFRQSRQPARHGSESRQSDSGKS from the coding sequence ATGAGACAGCTGCTCATAGTAGATGATGAACCGATTGCGGTAGAAGGGCTGAAATCCGGTGTGGACTGGCTGTCCCTCGGGATCACCGGCGTGATGGCTGCTTACAGTGTCGAACAGGCGAAGGAGGTTTTTGGACGGGAGCATGTCGACATTTTGCTGTGCGATATTGAGATGCCGAAGGGAACCGGCCTTCAGCTGCTGGAATGGGTCCGGCACAATTATCCGCAGACCGAAACGATATTTTTGACCTGCCATGCTGATTTTCAATATGCGAGACAGGCAATCCAGCTGGGCAGTCTGGACTATTTGCTTAAGCCGATTCCTTATGAAGAGCTGAAGCAGGTCGTTGAAAAAGCAATAAACAAAATGGACAAGGAGCAGCATTTAAGCGAATTCAGCCAGTTCGGCAAGTTCTGGATCCAGCATCAGCCGATGCTGGTCGAACGGTTTTGGCTGGATGTTCTTCACCAGGCCATTCCCGCTAAAGAGCAGGCGATTAGCGAAGCCGCCCGGGAGCGCAACATTCCGTATTCGGAAAAACTCGTTTTTTTGCCAATTTTGCTACGTGTCCGGCGCTGGTACAAACAATATTCGCTGCGGGACAAAAAAACGATGGAGTATGCCCTTCGCAAAGCGGCCGAGGAAGTCGTCATGCAGCGTCCGGACCGCGGTCTTCTGCTTGCAACCGGCGACGATATGATGCTTGTTGTGCTGAATGGGGGAATGGAAGCATCGGACCGCGCCGGCTTGAAGGCAATATGCGAGTCGTATATTACAGCCTGCCGGCTGTATTTCGAATGCGACGTATCTTGTTACATTGGCGAACCGGTCCGCGGGCATGAGATGGCTGCGATGTACCAGCGGCTCCAGCGGGCGGACACCGACAATGTGGCAAGCGACAATTGCGTTGCTTTTGCCGGCGAGCGGCCAGTCCCGGCTTATCCAAGCCCGCTGCCGGATATGAGCCTATGGGGAATCATGCTGAAGGAAGGGGCGCGGGATAAAGTGATCGGCGAAGCGGAAGCTTTTATCCACAAGCAGGTGGAGGAGGGCAGGCTTACGCCTAAGCTGCTCGCGCTGTTTATTCAAGATTTCCAGCAGCTGGTTCATTACGTGCTCCAGGTTAAGGGGATTCACGCCCACCAGCTGCTGAGCGACAGCCAGTCCATGGAGTATTATGCCCGTGCCGGCCGTTCGGCAAAAGATGCGGTTATCTGGATCAGGCATATTGTCGGGAAGTCGCTTGATTACACCGAGTCCGTTGAGCACACGCCAAGTGTCGTCGAACAAGCCAAGGCGTATATTCAGGAGCATTTGGCCGAAGTGATTTCAAGAGAGGATATTGCCAATCATGTGTATTTGAACCCGGATTATTTGACCCGGATATTCAAGCGGGACACAGGTTTGTCTATTTCGGATTACCTGCTGCAGCAGAGGCTTCATATTGCCGCCGAGCTGCTCGCGAATACGGACTTGTCTGTCAGCTCCGTCGCCATTCGAATCGGTTATGCCAATTTCTCGCATTTTTCCCGCATGTTCAAAAAATATAGGGGCATGAATCCAATGGAATTCAGGCAATCCCGCCAGCCTGCCCGCCATGGAAGCGAAAGTCGTCAAAGTGACAGCGGGAAGTCGTAA
- a CDS encoding ABC transporter substrate-binding protein yields the protein MKKKSLAVSSAVLLSIALTLSACGGNNNGSGSTNAGSNSSANAKIDELTIAFPSTSPKDLNRVEDAINQITENKIHAKINLMPISGGEWVQQTNLMLTSNEKLDLMFVSGALYNSMVAKDQLIPLDDLLNQYGSGIQTAVGEDYLNAAKVNSKIYAVPTVRDMASDYGLTMRKDLVDKYNIDASKIKSLDDMDQVLQTVKDGEGFAPLIPSSPGQTYLDNYLFYDRLGDGIGVLPDYDNGLKVVDLYETPEYKELVTKLRGWYQKGYIMKDSATSKTTPWELMKSNKGFAYFAPMKPGFAEQESQAAGTQLTTVELLPAVAMTSTVTGAMWGVPVNTKLEDKAVQFLNLMYSDKDIVNLLDWGIEGTHYVKSDGADNVIDYPSGVDSSTTGYNMPLGWMFGNQFLSYVMKGTDPDIWNKMSSFNNSAKHSKALGFGFDPTPVKTEYAAVTNVITQYKLPLETGSVDPAKVLPDFIAKLKSAGIDKIIAEKQKQLDAWAQANSVQ from the coding sequence ATGAAGAAAAAGTCATTGGCAGTATCGTCAGCGGTTCTTCTAAGCATAGCGTTGACGTTATCCGCGTGCGGGGGGAACAATAATGGCAGCGGTTCGACTAATGCGGGCTCCAATTCATCGGCAAATGCCAAAATAGATGAGTTGACGATTGCTTTTCCGAGCACTTCGCCAAAAGATTTGAATAGGGTCGAGGATGCCATCAACCAAATTACCGAAAACAAAATCCATGCCAAAATCAACTTGATGCCGATCAGCGGCGGCGAGTGGGTACAGCAAACCAACCTAATGCTTACCAGCAATGAGAAGCTGGATTTGATGTTTGTCTCCGGCGCGCTGTATAACAGCATGGTGGCCAAGGACCAGCTCATTCCGCTGGACGATCTGCTGAACCAATATGGCAGCGGCATCCAAACGGCTGTTGGCGAAGATTATTTAAATGCCGCTAAGGTGAACAGCAAAATTTATGCGGTGCCAACCGTTCGCGATATGGCATCCGACTATGGCTTAACGATGCGGAAGGACCTGGTCGATAAGTACAACATCGATGCAAGCAAAATCAAGTCGCTGGACGATATGGACCAAGTGCTGCAGACGGTGAAGGACGGCGAAGGGTTTGCGCCGCTGATTCCGTCATCGCCAGGCCAAACGTATTTGGATAACTATCTGTTCTACGATCGTTTGGGCGACGGAATCGGCGTATTGCCCGACTACGATAACGGCTTGAAGGTTGTAGACCTGTACGAAACGCCGGAGTACAAGGAACTGGTAACCAAACTCCGCGGCTGGTATCAAAAAGGTTATATTATGAAGGATTCCGCAACCAGCAAGACCACGCCTTGGGAACTGATGAAGTCGAACAAAGGTTTTGCTTATTTCGCTCCTATGAAACCGGGTTTTGCCGAACAGGAATCGCAAGCAGCCGGTACGCAGCTGACTACGGTAGAGCTTCTGCCTGCGGTTGCAATGACAAGTACGGTTACTGGCGCGATGTGGGGCGTGCCGGTTAATACAAAGCTGGAAGACAAAGCGGTTCAATTCCTGAATCTGATGTATTCGGACAAAGATATTGTGAACCTGCTCGACTGGGGGATTGAAGGCACCCATTATGTCAAATCAGATGGTGCTGACAATGTCATTGACTATCCGTCCGGCGTCGATTCTTCCACTACCGGATACAATATGCCGCTCGGCTGGATGTTTGGCAATCAATTCCTGTCTTATGTGATGAAGGGAACAGACCCGGATATTTGGAACAAAATGAGCAGCTTCAACAATAGCGCCAAACATTCCAAAGCGCTTGGGTTCGGTTTCGACCCGACGCCTGTCAAAACGGAATATGCGGCGGTCACCAACGTTATTACGCAATACAAATTGCCGCTTGAAACCGGCAGCGTAGATCCTGCCAAGGTGCTGCCTGATTTTATTGCCAAGCTGAAATCGGCCGGCATTGATAAAATTATCGCCGAAAAGCAAAAGCAGCTGGATGCCTGGGCGCAAGCCAACTCCGTTCAATAA